Proteins from a single region of Salipiger sp. H15:
- a CDS encoding CHAD domain-containing protein — protein sequence MAGGATGGTCGKAAAGESTLYLLPGGGVEHLLAPLDGALVPHVAWAESSVPFLIRDTFDQALRRSGRVLVETEQGAELIGAGGVVEDGPLAGARFVAGFPEGPVREALSDVSALRCLLPVGAGTLRRGALALLDDEQKTQVRASLLRLDPAEAGGAALLRLEGLRGYDRALVRLRERVVEAGGEPFSAAALLAQLFPQRVPYEPKPVIPLERDTEAFDAAGDIIAAYLPVARANEAGVIADDDTEFLHDYRIALRKIRSVLSLFRHVYGPEQTTELKARFSALMAPTGRLRDLDVYLLERDGFLAMVPEGLQGGLERMFALFAEERAAAQAGLAAHLRSDAYRDEIAALMALFGKRKLLARGSRADRPAYDYACRLIWKRYRRICTIAAGIGPGTPEHEIHELRIHCKKLRYLMEFFAPLFPDKSFRRLLKPLKKLQDNLGLFNDYAVQQKSLQAFVDGLDGRRAGSLQVAQSVGALILVLHERQLAERARVEESFAAFDSAGTRQTFRDLFHGGKK from the coding sequence ATGGCAGGCGGAGCGACCGGCGGGACATGCGGCAAGGCGGCGGCGGGGGAGTCGACGCTCTACCTGTTGCCCGGCGGCGGGGTCGAGCATCTGCTGGCGCCGCTCGACGGGGCGCTGGTACCCCATGTCGCCTGGGCCGAATCCTCGGTCCCCTTCCTCATCCGCGACACGTTCGACCAGGCGCTGCGCCGCTCGGGCCGCGTGCTGGTCGAGACTGAGCAGGGCGCCGAGCTGATCGGCGCGGGCGGGGTGGTCGAGGATGGTCCCCTCGCGGGCGCGCGCTTCGTCGCGGGCTTTCCCGAGGGGCCGGTCCGCGAAGCCCTCTCGGACGTCTCGGCGCTGCGCTGCCTGCTGCCGGTGGGCGCGGGCACGCTGCGGCGCGGTGCGCTGGCGCTGCTCGACGACGAGCAGAAGACGCAGGTGCGCGCCTCGCTCCTGCGGCTCGATCCCGCCGAGGCGGGCGGCGCGGCGCTGCTGCGGCTCGAGGGGCTGCGCGGCTACGACCGGGCGCTGGTCCGGCTGCGCGAACGGGTCGTGGAGGCCGGCGGCGAGCCCTTCTCGGCCGCGGCGCTGCTGGCGCAGCTTTTCCCGCAGCGGGTGCCCTACGAGCCCAAGCCGGTGATCCCGCTCGAGCGCGACACCGAGGCCTTCGATGCCGCGGGCGACATCATCGCGGCCTATCTTCCGGTGGCGCGCGCCAACGAGGCCGGGGTGATCGCCGACGACGACACCGAGTTCCTGCACGACTACCGCATCGCGCTGCGCAAGATCCGCTCGGTGCTGAGCCTCTTCCGGCACGTCTACGGACCGGAGCAGACGACCGAGCTCAAGGCGCGCTTCTCGGCGCTGATGGCGCCCACCGGCCGTCTGCGCGATCTCGACGTCTACCTGCTGGAACGGGACGGCTTCCTCGCGATGGTCCCCGAGGGGCTGCAAGGCGGGCTCGAGCGCATGTTCGCGCTCTTCGCCGAGGAGCGGGCGGCGGCGCAGGCGGGGCTCGCGGCGCATCTGCGCAGCGACGCCTACCGGGACGAGATCGCCGCGCTCATGGCGCTTTTCGGCAAGAGGAAGCTGCTGGCGCGCGGGTCAAGGGCGGACCGGCCCGCCTATGACTATGCCTGCCGGCTGATCTGGAAGCGCTACCGCCGGATCTGCACCATCGCCGCGGGCATCGGCCCCGGGACGCCCGAGCACGAGATCCACGAGTTGCGCATCCACTGCAAGAAGCTGCGCTACCTCATGGAGTTCTTCGCGCCGCTCTTCCCGGACAAGTCCTTCCGGCGGCTCCTCAAGCCGCTGAAGAAGCTGCAGGACAACCTCGGGCTCTTCAACGACTACGCGGTGCAGCAGAAGAGCCTTCAGGCCTTCGTCGACGGGCTCGACGGGCGGCGCGCGGGCAGCCTGCAGGTGGCGCAGAGCGTCGGCGCGCTGATCCTCGTGCTGCACGAGCGCCAACTGGCGGAACGGGCGCGCGTGGAGGAGAGCTTTGCCGCCTTCGACAGCGCGGGCACCCGCCAGACGTTCCGCGACCTGTTCCACGGGGGGAAGAAATGA
- the murA gene encoding UDP-N-acetylglucosamine 1-carboxyvinyltransferase — protein MDSIVVTGNGPLSGQIPIAGAKNACLTLMPATLLSDQPLTLTNAPRLSDIRTMTLLLQSLGAEVQALNDGQVLAMSSHAVSSTRADYDIVRKMRASILVLGPLLARFGHAEVSLPGGCAIGARPVDLHLKALEAMGAELDLREGYVHAKAPNGGLRGGIVEFPFASVGATENALMAATLAKGTTVIRNAAREPEIVDLAQCLRKMGAQIEGEGSPTIEIQGVDTLGGATHRVVTDRIELGTYMLAPAICGGEVECLGGRIELVKSFCEKLDEAGISVEETATGLKVARKNGRVKAVNVTTEPFPGFPTDLQAQMMALLCTAEGESVLEEKIFENRFMHAPELLRMGAKIDVHGGTARVTGVSKLKGAPVMATDLRASVSLILAGLAAEGETVVSRVYHLDRGYEHVVRKLRGVGAKIERVKGE, from the coding sequence ATGGATTCGATCGTCGTCACGGGCAATGGCCCGCTCTCGGGCCAGATTCCGATCGCCGGGGCGAAGAACGCCTGCCTCACGCTGATGCCGGCGACGCTGCTGTCGGACCAGCCGCTGACGCTGACCAACGCGCCGCGCCTGTCGGACATCCGCACCATGACGCTTCTGCTGCAGTCGCTGGGTGCAGAGGTGCAGGCGCTGAACGACGGGCAGGTTCTGGCCATGTCGAGCCACGCGGTGAGCTCGACCCGCGCCGACTATGACATCGTGCGCAAGATGCGGGCCTCGATTCTCGTGCTGGGCCCGCTGCTGGCGCGCTTCGGCCATGCCGAGGTCTCGCTGCCCGGCGGCTGCGCGATCGGTGCGCGGCCGGTGGACCTGCACCTCAAGGCGCTTGAGGCGATGGGCGCCGAGCTCGACCTGCGCGAGGGCTATGTCCATGCCAAGGCGCCGAACGGCGGGCTGCGCGGCGGCATCGTCGAGTTCCCCTTCGCCTCGGTCGGCGCCACCGAGAACGCGCTGATGGCCGCGACCCTCGCCAAGGGCACCACGGTGATCCGCAACGCCGCGCGCGAGCCCGAGATCGTCGACCTCGCGCAGTGCCTGCGCAAGATGGGCGCGCAGATCGAGGGCGAGGGCAGCCCGACCATCGAGATCCAGGGCGTCGACACGCTCGGCGGGGCGACGCACCGCGTCGTCACCGACCGCATCGAGCTTGGCACCTACATGCTGGCCCCGGCGATCTGCGGCGGCGAGGTCGAGTGCCTCGGCGGCAGGATCGAGCTGGTGAAGAGCTTCTGCGAGAAGCTCGACGAGGCGGGCATCTCGGTCGAGGAGACCGCGACCGGCCTCAAGGTGGCGCGCAAGAACGGCCGGGTGAAGGCGGTGAACGTCACCACCGAGCCCTTCCCGGGCTTCCCGACCGACCTGCAGGCGCAGATGATGGCGCTCCTTTGCACCGCCGAGGGCGAGAGCGTGCTGGAAGAGAAGATCTTCGAGAACCGCTTCATGCACGCGCCCGAGCTGCTGCGCATGGGCGCCAAGATCGACGTGCACGGCGGCACCGCGCGGGTGACCGGCGTGTCGAAGCTGAAGGGCGCCCCGGTGATGGCGACCGACCTGCGCGCCTCGGTCTCGCTCATTCTCGCGGGTCTCGCCGCCGAGGGGGAAACCGTGGTAAGCCGTGTCTATCATCTGGACCGCGGCTACGAGCACGTGGTCCGCAAGCTTCGCGGCGTGGGTGCCAAGATCGAACGGGTGAAGGGCGAGTGA
- a CDS encoding CYTH domain-containing protein, protein MSGGVEIERKFLVARLPGLAGLTAKPVRQGYVTVAGDSVELRLREKGGAFFLTLKSEGGLERMEREIGIGAAEFDTLWPATEGRRLEKTRYIGALDDGTTFELDVFAGALAPLVMVEVEFDSVEAARAFTPPDWFGADVTEDRRYRNRALADDGVPTRSA, encoded by the coding sequence ATGAGCGGCGGGGTGGAGATCGAGCGCAAGTTCCTCGTGGCGCGGTTGCCGGGGCTTGCCGGGCTGACGGCCAAGCCGGTGCGGCAGGGCTATGTCACCGTGGCGGGGGATTCCGTCGAACTGCGCCTGCGCGAGAAGGGCGGGGCCTTCTTCCTCACTCTGAAGTCCGAGGGCGGGCTCGAACGGATGGAGCGCGAGATCGGCATCGGTGCCGCCGAGTTCGACACGCTCTGGCCCGCGACCGAGGGGCGGCGGCTGGAGAAGACACGTTATATAGGGGCGCTGGACGACGGCACGACCTTCGAGCTCGACGTCTTCGCCGGCGCGCTGGCACCGCTGGTGATGGTCGAGGTGGAGTTCGACTCGGTCGAAGCCGCCCGCGCCTTCACCCCGCCGGACTGGTTCGGCGCGGATGTGACCGAGGATCGCCGCTACCGGAATCGGGCGCTGGCGGACGATGGCGTGCCCACTCGGAGCGCATGA
- a CDS encoding c-type cytochrome, with protein MKYHAIGVILIPLGLAGAALAQDAGKTEYMSACASCHGEGGTGDGPLAEYLTVTPADLTQIAAHNDGEFPLLKVIQTIDGRSGTRGHGGPMPVWGQRFKEDLSGEIGVYASEIVTRGRILALAEYVESIQAK; from the coding sequence ATGAAATATCACGCAATTGGGGTGATTCTGATCCCGCTGGGCCTTGCCGGTGCCGCGCTGGCGCAGGACGCCGGCAAGACCGAGTACATGAGCGCCTGCGCCAGCTGCCACGGCGAAGGCGGCACGGGAGACGGCCCGCTGGCCGAGTACCTGACCGTGACCCCGGCGGATCTGACGCAGATCGCGGCGCATAACGACGGCGAGTTTCCCCTGCTCAAGGTGATCCAGACCATCGACGGGCGCAGCGGCACGCGCGGCCACGGCGGGCCGATGCCGGTCTGGGGCCAGCGGTTCAAGGAGGACCTGTCGGGCGAGATCGGCGTCTACGCCAGCGAGATCGTCACCCGTGGGCGAATCCTCGCGCTGGCGGAATATGTCGAGTCGATCCAGGCGAAGTGA
- a CDS encoding AAA family ATPase, protein MKIIACYSNKGGVGKTATSVNLAYALAQGGRRVLLCDLDPQGASGFYFRVKPSKKLTETRFFEDVERFTGAIRASDFEGLDILPANLTFRDFDVFLSRMRNPRSRLKRALKAVKGDYDVVLLDCPPNISTLSENVFRAADAIVVPVIPTTLSQRTFEQLRGFFRDHDLKEKKLHGFFSMVQGVKSLHGETMDEMRREHGKRLLRATVPFASEIERMGVHRAPVLASAPSSPAGAAYRALHDELAARVFGA, encoded by the coding sequence ATGAAGATCATCGCCTGCTACTCGAACAAGGGCGGCGTGGGAAAGACCGCGACCTCGGTGAACCTTGCCTATGCGCTGGCGCAGGGCGGGCGGCGGGTGCTGCTCTGCGATCTTGATCCGCAGGGGGCCTCGGGCTTCTACTTCCGGGTGAAGCCGTCGAAGAAACTGACCGAGACGCGCTTCTTCGAGGACGTGGAGCGCTTCACCGGGGCGATAAGGGCCAGCGATTTCGAGGGGCTCGACATCCTGCCCGCGAACCTGACCTTCCGCGACTTCGACGTGTTCCTGTCGCGGATGCGCAACCCGCGCTCGCGGCTGAAGCGGGCGCTGAAGGCGGTGAAGGGGGATTATGACGTGGTGCTGCTCGATTGCCCGCCCAATATCTCGACCCTGTCCGAGAACGTCTTTCGCGCCGCCGACGCCATCGTCGTGCCGGTGATCCCGACGACGCTCTCGCAGCGCACCTTCGAGCAGCTGCGCGGCTTCTTCCGCGACCACGACCTGAAGGAGAAGAAGCTGCACGGGTTCTTTTCCATGGTGCAGGGGGTGAAGTCGCTGCACGGCGAGACGATGGACGAGATGCGCCGCGAGCACGGCAAGCGGCTGCTGCGGGCGACGGTGCCCTTCGCCTCGGAGATCGAGCGCATGGGGGTGCACCGCGCGCCGGTGCTGGCGAGCGCGCCGTCGAGCCCGGCGGGCGCCGCCTACCGGGCGCTGCATGACGAGCTTGCCGCGCGGGTGTTCGGCGCATGA
- a CDS encoding DUF2948 family protein — translation MTEDARFEDAGSQPLNLGAMDPEDLQVLSALAQDAVLTVADVAFEKRHQRLALLVNRLRREDGVHVSPPERVRCLLVVENVLKVAAQGISRDERDTVLSLLSVAFEPGEDGTGIVELTFAGDGALRAEVEALELRLKDVTRPYRAISGQVPDHGA, via the coding sequence GTGACCGAGGACGCAAGATTCGAGGACGCGGGCAGCCAGCCGCTGAACCTTGGCGCCATGGACCCGGAGGACCTGCAGGTCCTCTCGGCGCTGGCGCAGGACGCGGTGCTGACCGTGGCGGACGTGGCTTTCGAGAAGCGCCATCAGCGGCTCGCGCTGCTGGTCAACCGGCTGCGCCGCGAGGACGGGGTGCATGTCTCCCCGCCCGAGCGGGTGCGCTGCCTGCTGGTGGTCGAGAACGTGCTGAAGGTCGCGGCGCAGGGCATTTCCCGCGACGAGCGCGACACGGTGCTCTCGCTGCTGTCGGTCGCTTTCGAGCCGGGCGAGGATGGCACGGGCATCGTCGAGCTGACCTTCGCCGGTGACGGCGCGCTGCGCGCCGAGGTCGAGGCGCTGGAGCTGCGGCTCAAGGACGTGACCCGGCCCTACCGCGCGATCTCGGGGCAGGTGCCGGACCACGGCGCCTGA